Part of the Lentisphaerota bacterium genome is shown below.
GCATCCGCGCTTGAGGGATCCATTCCCGTCATCGCCGACGGCGGCATCCGCCACTCGGGCGACGTCCCCAAGGCACTCGTGGCGGGCGCCGACTGCGTGATGCTCGGCTCGCTCCTCGCGGGCACCGACGAAAGTCCCGGAGAAAAAATCATTCACGAAGGCCGGCAATACGTCATCTATCGCGGCATGGGGAGTCTCGCCGCGATGAAGGAGGGGAAGGGCAGCCGCCAGCGTTACGGGCAGGACAACATCAAGGAAGAGGAACTCGTGCCGCAGGGGATCGAGGGGATCGTGCCGCATCTGGGAAGCGTCAAGAAGGTGATGACGCAGTTTTGCGGCGGGCTCCGCTCAGCGCTGGGTTACTGCGGCGCCCGCACCCTGCCGGAGCTCCAGCGCACGGGCAAGATGTACCGGGTCTCGACCGCCGGGGTCCGCGAAGCCCACCCCCACGACGTGAAGATCATCAAGGAAGCGCCGAACTACCGCTCGTGAGCGGGAACTTCCTGACCACGAACGGGGCGACCGCTGAGTGCATTGGCTGCTCAGTTTTTCATGTGTCGTATTTGCCGCAAAAGAACGCATAGACCACAAAGATGGGTCTGTGTTGCTTTGCGATCCTTGCGCTCCTTCGCGGCAATTACCCTGCGGAAATTGACGTGGCGATTGATGCTGGGGTTGCCTCTGTCGTATTTGGCCGCAAAAGAACGCATAGACCGCAAAAATGCGTCGGCGTGGCTTTGCGATCCTTCGCCTCAATTCCCCTGTGAGTTGGCCGAAAGAGAAGGGTCAGCGTTGTGTGGCGGTTCGATTCTCTTTGCTGTCAGTGCGTATTTCTTGATGGCGAACTTGTAGGAGCCGAAGTTGATCAACAGACCATGCTCAAGGCGGGTGGATTTCAGATAGCCAAGCAGTTGCGCCACATGCTCGTCGGCAAGCGTCTTGGCGGCTTTGATCTCGACAATCAGGCAGTCGTTGATTAGAAGATCGGCGTAGTAGTCGCCGATGGGGGTTCCATCATCGTCAAGTACCTGTAGGGGATACTGCTGCCTCACGTCCAAGCCCGCCTTGCGCAACCGATGGGTCAGAGCATTCTCGTAGACCTTCTCCAAGTGACCGTGACCGTGGTAGACATGAATGGCGTAGGCCGTCTCACGAACCCTATCGCACAAATCATTGATCGTTCTCATCTTTGCGTCCCCTGAGTTCTTTCGCGGCTAGCCCAACACGGAATAGCCGCAAGAGAGCGCAGAGAGCGCAGACTGGGCCTTTGCGTCCTCTGCGTTCTTTCGCGGCTAGTCCAACACGAAATGGCCGCAAGAGAACGCAGAGAACGCAGAGTTGGTCTTTGCGCGCCTTGCGTTCTTTCGCGGCTAGTCCAACAATTGGTATCGGTCGAGGGGAGGGTGAGCCTACTTCGCCGGCGCGAGCAGAGGCTCGATCGGGAATGCCTCGATGGCCACCGCCGTCTCCGAGACCGGGGCGGCGGAGCCGGGCTCAACCCGAGCCGCATCGTCCGGGGCTGCGGTGGCCGGAGCCCCCTGCGTCGCCTTACCGGCCTTCTTCTTCTCTTCCTTCTCGCGCAACTTCTGCAGCGCCGCTTCGGAGCGCCTGATTTCCTCCTCGCGGGCGACCCGCGCCCGTTCACGGCGCAGCACATCCTCTACCGGCTCGGGCTCGGCCAGCGGGCTTTTCGACCAGCCCTGGGTCCAGAGGCCGTCAGCCGAGCGTCCCAGCGATTCACGCCGGCGGCGGGCCTCTTCAGAGGCTGCGGACTGACTGGCAAAAACGTGAGGCGTCATGAAAACCAGCAATTCGGATCGCTTCTCGTTGTTATATTGCTTTCCAAAAATCCAGCCCAGATAGGGAATCTCGCTCAGGAAGGGAATGCCCGACTTGCCGGTGTCGATGCTCTTCTTGACCAAACCGCCCAGAATGACCGTTTCGCCGCTATCCACGATCACATCGGCATTGATCTCGCGGGTCGTGGTCGTGGCATATTTGGCGGTCACCGTTCCAATCGTGACCGGTTGGGCGGCACCCTTGTCCTGGAAGGTCTGCTTGACGGTCATCATGACATTGCCCTTGGCATTGATCCGCGGCGTCACGGTGACGGTGATGCCGATCTCCTTCTGCACGTAATCCTCTTCATACGTCGTGGTGTTGTTGATGGTGATCGGTTTCTTGCCGTTGAACAGATAGACGAGCTCCGTCGCCTTGATGGTCGCTTCCTTGTTGTCCATGGTCTGAATAACGGGCGAGGCCAGCACCTTGGACCGGATGTCCGATGACGATGCCTTAATCACGAGATCCAGATCCAGCTTGTTGATCTTGGTGTAATAGGCAATTCCGCTTTGCAGGAGGTTCGTCGCCACGCTGCTGATCAGATTATAGGCCGGCGTCTCGCCGGCGCCGCCCACCAGCCAGCCCTGGGCCCCCGCATTGCCATTGACGTGTTTCACCCAGTCGATCCCCGCCTCAATGTCGTCGCCCAGGGACACTTCCAGCACCACCGTTTCGATCAGCACTTGTGAAAGCTGGATGTCCATGCTGGCAATCAGGGTCTTGATGACATCCAGATCCGCCTTGCTGGCCTTGATGATGATGCCGTTGATCCGCTTATCGGGGAGCACCTTGATGTTGTCTTTGTTGAGCTCGCCAACCGTGGATGTGCCCGTCTCGCCAGAGGCAGGCTCGGTTCGCGCCAGCCGGGTCTGTCTGACGGCCTCGGGAAGGGTCAGGGTTCTGGTGTCGCCGGCGGGCGCGCCGGAAGTCTTGGGCGCGTCGTCCTTCTGCGCTTCGTTGCCGATCAGGTCGTTGACCATCTTGGCGATCTCCTCGGCATCGGCGTGCTCGAGGCGCATGACCTCGACCGTGAAGTTCGGCGCGGTCTTGACATCGAGGATAACGATCAGATCGTCAAAGAACTTCATGTTCTCCTCACTGGTGATGATGATGAGCTGGTTGGAGCGCTCATCGGCGACGATGTTGACACGGCCCCGAATCATGCCGCGTTCGGCATCGGAAATCGTGGCTTCTATCACCTCGTTGGGCATGGCGGGAACTTCGGGCACGGGCGTGGTTGTCACCCGTCTGCTGACACCGGGCGGCAGGATCGGCGCCGGGCGGCGGACCTCGATGCCGGGCGAGCCGGTGGTCTTCGTCTGAAGCGATTCCTTGCCCTGCATCTGCTTCTGCGATTCGGTAACAAAGTCATTGAGCTTTTTCTGAATTTCGAGCGCCTTGGCCCATTCGATTTTCCGATAAAAGACCTTGTCACGGATGGGCAGCTCGATGTCGATGAAGGCGATGATCTCCAACATGCGGTTGACGTTCTCGGCGGAATCCAGGATCAGGATGCTTTGGAGGTCTTTGAACAGCGTGATCTGCCCGTCGTCACGCTTGAACCCTTCGATCGCCTTGAACGCATCGTCCACCGAGACGTACTTGAGGCGAACCATCTGGCTGACGAACTGACCCTTGGCGATGTGACCGCCTTCGGGCACCTCCCCAAAGCCGGTCTCGAAGCCGCGCTTCATCACCGTCTGGGAGTTCTCAACCCGCAAGAAAATCTCGTCGATCGGGATCAGCACGATCTTGTTCATATTCAGGAGGCGTTCAATCGCCTCGAGATAGTGCGCCTCCGTCAGCTTGGCCTGCGGATTGCTGTTCAGCGGAGGGGGGGTCGCCTTGAGGTTGACATCCGGGGCCACGAGGAGCGTCTGCCCTGTCACGTCAACATAGGTCTTCAGGTAGATCTCGATGGGCGTGCCTTCGGCGAACTTCAGCGCTGGCATCGCTTTCCCGCCGCTGGCACCCCGATCCGCCGTGTTGGTGGCGGCGGCCGGACGGGGATTGACGCGGGGGGCAATCACGCGACCCGACATCGGCGACACCGGCGTCATCGGCGGGACCGCATCCTGTGCCCGAACTGCGAGCGACAGGCCGATCACGCAGAGGATACCGGTTTGCAGGCTTCTGAGAATGTTCATGGTCTTACTCCTGAGCGGATTCGGGTGGCCGTGCTGATTCGCGCATGTAGGCGCAATACAGGGTGAATTGGCCCCGCAACAGGGCCGGGTTTTGCGGATGGATAGCGACGGTCATGTTACGCACATCGAGCATGACCCCCTCATTTTGCACATCGTGCAAAAACCGAACGAGCGCATCGAGCGAGCCGTTGAAATCCGAGCA
Proteins encoded:
- a CDS encoding GxxExxY protein produces the protein MRTINDLCDRVRETAYAIHVYHGHGHLEKVYENALTHRLRKAGLDVRQQYPLQVLDDDGTPIGDYYADLLINDCLIVEIKAAKTLADEHVAQLLGYLKSTRLEHGLLINFGSYKFAIKKYALTAKRIEPPHNADPSLSANSQGN